CTTCGTCTCTCACCTAGTCGAGTTACGCTCACGCCTTCTTAAGGCCGTTGTTAGCGTCTTAGCGGTGTTCTTTGTACTGTTCTTGTACCCTGGGCCATCCGTCATTTATGACTTTCTGGCCCAACCCATGCTGGCCTCCTTACCTCAAGGCACTCGAATGATCGCCACAGGGGTAATTACGCCATTTATGGTTCCAGTCAAAGTCACCTTACTCACTTCTTTTGTGATTGCTCTACCCGTTGTTTTATATCAGGCTTGGGCTTTTATAGCGCCCGGCCTCTATATACACGAAAAACGCCTTGCCCTACCGTTGATTTTTTCCAGCACACTGCTATTCATCACCGGTATGGCCTTTAGCTATTTTGTAGTCTTTAAAACCGTTTTCCATTTCATCGCTGCATTTGCCCCCGAGTCCATCACTCCTGCACCTGATATCGAGGCCTACCTCAATTTTGTAATGACCATGTTTATCGCATTTGGTATTACTTTCGAGGTTCCCATTGCGGTGGTATTGCTCGTTAAAACGGGGCTAACAACTGTTAAAAAACTACGAGAGGTTCGAGGCTATGTCATTGTAGGCTCATTTGTTATTGCTGCCGTCGTCACTCCGCCTGATGTAATCAGCCAGTTTTTATTAGCTGGCCCATTATGTTTACTCTACGAGGTCGGAATTATCTGTGCTAATTTAATTAAAAAGCCAGACGCCATCGACATCGAGCAAGAAGCCTAAAGCGAAAAATAACGGGACTTTTAGTTCCGTTATTGCGTTATATACTAGGGTTGTATCGCCTATTACTTTTATATCTTTCACCTTATGCTTTACGCCTAAAGCAACTAGACTACACAAGGTGAAATATGAATACGGTAAACGTGTCTCGTCGTACACTATTAACCAGTACAGGCGGCGCCATCGGCCTCGCTTCTATCGGTGCATTTGGCGCCCTTAGCCCCGCAGCTAAAGCCTTAGCTTCCACAACAAAAGACGCGGCTAAGCCTTTACCGGCCTACGCCAGCTGGAAAAACACAGACAGCCTCATTATCCATAGTGCTAACACCATGGAAACCAAACGCTCTGCTTTTGGCAGCGGCGGTATTACCCCATTAGACCGATTATTCGTTCGCAATAACATCGCGCCTCCCTCCGAAGACATCGTGGCTAACCCCGATGTCTGGGAGCTAAAAATCGAGGGCGTCAAAAATCCAACAACATTAACTGTAGCTGACCTTAAAACCATGGGTATGGCCTCTGTCGCTATGGTTTTACAATGTTCCGGTAACGGTCGCGCCTATTTCCCTGAAAAACCAAGTGGTACACAATGGACGGTAGGTGCTGCTGGCTGTGTCGTATTCACAGGTATCCCAGTAAAAACACTGCTTGAACAAGTCGGCGGCATGGTTGAATCAGCCCAGTACATGACAGGTACAGGTGGTGAGCCTATCCCAGAGGGCTTAGACCCAAACACCATTCAAGTTGAACGCTCCGTCCCTCTCGAAGGCATCGAAGACGCACTCTTAGCTTGGGAAATCAATGGCGAACCTATCCCCCTAGCCCATGGTGGCCCTTTACGCATGGTGGTTCCTGGCTACACGGGCGTGAACAACGTGAAATACATCAAACGTTTAGCCTTCACCGAGGAACAATCCCCAGCCAATATCCAACAATCCGGTTACCGCTTAGCCCCAATGGGCGAAAAAGGCGCTCCTGCCCACCAATCCGTATGGAAAATGCCTGTTAAGTCCTGGATTACTTATCCTGCAGGCGAAGCCGAGCAAACCGTTAAAGCCGGTAAAGTTCAAGTCCAAGGTTTAGCCATGGGCGGTACCTCTGAGGTAACTGGTGTAGAGGTTTCTCTTGATGGTGGTAAAAATTGGCAAAAAGCCGAATTTATTGGTCCTGACTTAGGCCCATACGCTTGGCGTCAATTTGTACTATCCACAGAACTAAAAGCGGGCGAATACTCAATCACTAGCCGTGCAACAAACAAAGCAGGCGATGTTCAGCCAGAAAACCGCCTAGAAAACAACCGTGGTTACTTAAATAATAGCTGGGCAGATCACGCTCTAACTATCACCGTAGCCTAACCTCTACGTATAACCCTGTATATATAACGACAGAAGGCTGACTTATCCTCGGCCTTCTACTCGTTTTACACACACAGAAATAATGCAAAAACTATCATCTTTACTTTTTTCAGCAGCTCTCTTGGCTGCTAGTCCTCTTTCTATGGCTGCAGATGCAGCTCAACTCGAAGAGGGCAAGCTTTTATTTAGCGCTAATGCGAAACCCATCGCCTGTGCCGTTTGTCACACGCTTGAGGATGCCGGTGCTGCCGGTACGATTGGCCCTGACTTAGACGAATTACAGCCTGATGCGGACCGTATTCGCAAAACAATGATGGAAGGCATGGGTGCTATGCCCTCGTTTGCCGATAGCCTCGAAGAATCCGAACGCGAAGCCATCATTCAGTACGTGTTACACGCTACAAAATAGCCACAACACCCTCATGGGTACACATCCGTGATCGATGGTGTACAAAGCGCTCTCACTACCCCCCCAGAGAGCGCGTTGCCCCCTACTGCAGCAACCAAAGCTGCACTCTATCCCAAAAAGGCTGATTCGGATCTATCACCTCTCGGTGAGTTAGACGCTCTTCCCAATAGCTTATTTCATCCCCCATGAACACAGCCTGACGACAATAATCACGGGCATACTCTACAGGTACACGCTCATCTACACTGCCATGAACCACTAGCGTTCGTGTCTGCAGTGGTAATTGCGCAATCGGCGACGCCGACAAAAAGCATTCAGGAGCTTTTGCAGGGGAGCGCTGAAAAAAAGCCTGGGCAGCATTCTCACCTAAATGATCGTTATAAGCTCGGATTACATCAGTTACGGGAGCCAATGCCACCACAGCATCCATCAACTGTGCCGTTAGCAAGACTAGCTGCCCCCCAACAGAATGCCCCACACTAATGACCCGATGCGCATAACCTTGTTGCAACGCTTGATCTTTAGCACAGGCCATTGCAGCCTCTACGTCGTGCAAAATAGTTGGCCAATCTCCACCACAGTCTGCCCGTCTGTACTCCACATTTGCGACAGCCCAATCATTTTGCAAAAAATAATCTACTAATGGGTCCATTAAATGTAAGTCATACGATTTACGCCAAAACCCTCCATGCACTAACACAATCGTGCCTTTCACCTGATCTTTAGAACAAATCGGCTCAAACCACTGTACAAATTGGGTGCTATCTGCTCCATACGTTAGAATCTGCATATCTGTCTCCTTTTCTTAGTTAGGTATTACACATGGCGAGTATAAACACCTCCACGCTACTACAATGGCTAAATCAATACTTAGAAGTCTCTCGCTTCAAGGATTACTGCCCTAATGGCTTACAGGTCGAAGGGGCTCCCACCGTGCGTCATATTGTGACGGGGGTCACGGCATCCCAAGCTCTCTTAGAGGCCGCTGTTGAACGCGGTGCGGACACTGTATTGGTTCATCACGGTTGGTTTTGGAAAAATGAGGATGAACGCATTCGCGGTATGAAAAAAAAGCGTCTTGCCTTTGCCCTAAAACACGATCTAAATCTGATTGCGTATCATTTGCCTTTAGATGCCCACCCTATTGTCGGCAATAACACTCAGCTTGCCCGGCAACTAGGACTTCGTCAGGATCTGGATGAAGAAGGTAGACCCGTTGGAATTGGCCCTAGCAACCTAATACAAACGGGCTATTTAGATCAGCCTGAAACCCTAGAAAACCTCGCAAAAAATATTTGTGAAAAACTGCAACGCAGCCCACTTGTTGTAGGAAATCCACAACAAGTTATTCAACGTGTTGCTTGGTGTACCGGTGGAGCTCAAGGTTTTATGCAAGAAGCCATTGATGCAGGAGTCGACTTATATATCAGTGGCGAAGCCTCAGAACCGACTTTTCACTATGCTCAAGAGTCAGATACTGCCTATGTCGGTGCAGGGCATCACGCCACCGAACGCTATGGTGTAAAAGCCTTAGGCGAAAAAATAGCTGAAAAGTTCGGCCTGAATGTCGATTTTTTAGACATAAACAACCCCATTTAATGTAATAAAGCCCGTATTACACGGGCTTTAAGGTACAATTAGCGCGATTCACTCATTAAGCATTCTTGTTTTTTAAAGCATCGCGAATCTCGCGCAGCAACACCACGTCTTCTGGCGTAGGTGCAGGTGCAGCGGGTGCGGCGGCTTCTTCGTGTTGAACAGCTTGACGCATACGGTTAACCATCTTAACCATCAAAAAGACCACAAAGGCCAACAAAATAAAGTTGATAAAGATGGTCAAAAAGTTGCCCCAAGCCAATACGACAGCGCCTGCTGCATTTAGCTCATCTAACGTATGCGCACCGGTATAGCCTTCGGGTGTACGTAGTACGGTAAACTTATTGGCAAAATCGACTTCGCCGCCAAGGATAAAACTAATGATCGGCATGATCACATCCTTGACGATAGAATCAATGATTTTGCCAAAAGCACCACCGATAATTACACCGACGGCTAGGTCAATCATATTGCCCTTAACGGCAAATTCGCGGAACTCTTTTAAAAAACCGGTGGTTTTACTCATATAAACCTCTTAATGACATCACAGAAAATTTGCTAACGCTATAATATATAGCTGCAATAACAATACCCAGACCAAGTCCATAAATTGTGCTACGCCCAACGTGGGCAGGAATAAGGATACTAGAATGAGTCAGATTACGACACAGCCCAACGAAAACGGAGCGGAAGAAAATTCCA
This Paenalcaligenes faecalis DNA region includes the following protein-coding sequences:
- the tatC gene encoding twin-arginine translocase subunit TatC produces the protein MTAPANDTFVSHLVELRSRLLKAVVSVLAVFFVLFLYPGPSVIYDFLAQPMLASLPQGTRMIATGVITPFMVPVKVTLLTSFVIALPVVLYQAWAFIAPGLYIHEKRLALPLIFSSTLLFITGMAFSYFVVFKTVFHFIAAFAPESITPAPDIEAYLNFVMTMFIAFGITFEVPIAVVLLVKTGLTTVKKLREVRGYVIVGSFVIAAVVTPPDVISQFLLAGPLCLLYEVGIICANLIKKPDAIDIEQEA
- a CDS encoding sulfite oxidase; translated protein: MNTVNVSRRTLLTSTGGAIGLASIGAFGALSPAAKALASTTKDAAKPLPAYASWKNTDSLIIHSANTMETKRSAFGSGGITPLDRLFVRNNIAPPSEDIVANPDVWELKIEGVKNPTTLTVADLKTMGMASVAMVLQCSGNGRAYFPEKPSGTQWTVGAAGCVVFTGIPVKTLLEQVGGMVESAQYMTGTGGEPIPEGLDPNTIQVERSVPLEGIEDALLAWEINGEPIPLAHGGPLRMVVPGYTGVNNVKYIKRLAFTEEQSPANIQQSGYRLAPMGEKGAPAHQSVWKMPVKSWITYPAGEAEQTVKAGKVQVQGLAMGGTSEVTGVEVSLDGGKNWQKAEFIGPDLGPYAWRQFVLSTELKAGEYSITSRATNKAGDVQPENRLENNRGYLNNSWADHALTITVA
- a CDS encoding c-type cytochrome; this encodes MQKLSSLLFSAALLAASPLSMAADAAQLEEGKLLFSANAKPIACAVCHTLEDAGAAGTIGPDLDELQPDADRIRKTMMEGMGAMPSFADSLEESEREAIIQYVLHATK
- a CDS encoding alpha/beta hydrolase family protein codes for the protein MQILTYGADSTQFVQWFEPICSKDQVKGTIVLVHGGFWRKSYDLHLMDPLVDYFLQNDWAVANVEYRRADCGGDWPTILHDVEAAMACAKDQALQQGYAHRVISVGHSVGGQLVLLTAQLMDAVVALAPVTDVIRAYNDHLGENAAQAFFQRSPAKAPECFLSASPIAQLPLQTRTLVVHGSVDERVPVEYARDYCRQAVFMGDEISYWEERLTHREVIDPNQPFWDRVQLWLLQ
- a CDS encoding Nif3-like dinuclear metal center hexameric protein, whose amino-acid sequence is MASINTSTLLQWLNQYLEVSRFKDYCPNGLQVEGAPTVRHIVTGVTASQALLEAAVERGADTVLVHHGWFWKNEDERIRGMKKKRLAFALKHDLNLIAYHLPLDAHPIVGNNTQLARQLGLRQDLDEEGRPVGIGPSNLIQTGYLDQPETLENLAKNICEKLQRSPLVVGNPQQVIQRVAWCTGGAQGFMQEAIDAGVDLYISGEASEPTFHYAQESDTAYVGAGHHATERYGVKALGEKIAEKFGLNVDFLDINNPI
- the mscL gene encoding large conductance mechanosensitive channel protein MscL, which produces MSKTTGFLKEFREFAVKGNMIDLAVGVIIGGAFGKIIDSIVKDVIMPIISFILGGEVDFANKFTVLRTPEGYTGAHTLDELNAAGAVVLAWGNFLTIFINFILLAFVVFLMVKMVNRMRQAVQHEEAAAPAAPAPTPEDVVLLREIRDALKNKNA